A window of Torulaspora globosa chromosome 8, complete sequence contains these coding sequences:
- the OMA1 gene encoding metalloendopeptidase (ancestral locus Anc_5.684) — MNVQFREVNSRMAFKQLDMLRNLFRRFPNHSGHTRSYSQFTYKRFNNGNGNTFRHLLFDPSSRKYLAIVFGGGSLFYLTHLEEAPISGRRRFIWIPPSLELMIGKYTYKSVLRQTGNAILPQNDPTTRRVARVFERIVEAAHKDSTVDKSLLKDIDWKIHVVNDPAAPPNAFVLPGGKVFVFSSMLGICQNDDGLATVLSHEFAHQLARHTGENLSKAPAYTILSIFLYTLTGVDTFNNILLDGLVRMPASRQMETEADYIGLMIMSRACFNPEESIRLWKRMADFESRNFGGAANFEFLSTHPASERRIQNMAQWLSRAHELYDEADCRSLRQHWQQWRSNTPIIFSGF, encoded by the coding sequence ATGAACGTCCAATTTAGAGAAGTAAACTCCAGAATGGCATTCAAGCAGCTAGATATGTTAAGGAACTTATTTCGCCGTTTTCCAAATCATTCAGGCCATACAAGATCGTATTCCCAGTTCACATATAAAAGGTTCAACAATGGCAATGGCAACACCTTTCGTCACCTATTGTTCGATCCTAGCTCAAGAAAATACCTTGCGATAGTGTTCGGTGGTGGCTCATTATTCTATCTGACTCATCTAGAGGAGGCTCCAATTAGCGGTAGAAGGAGGTTTATTTGGATTCCACCCTCATTAGAGTTAATGATTGGGAAATACACATACAAGTCGGTGCTTAGACAGACTGGGAATGCAATCTTGCCACAAAATGATCCAACTACTCGAAGGGTCGCAAGAGTGTTTGAAAGAATAGTTGAAGCTGCGCACAAGGATTCTACTGTGGACAAGTCATTGCTCAAAGATATAGATTGGAAGATTCATGTTGTCAACGATCCTGCAGCACCACCAAATGCGTTTGTGTTGCCTGGAGGAAAAGTGTTTGTGTTCAGCAGTATGCTTGGAATCTGCCAAAACGATGATGGCCTTGCAACTGTTTTGTCTCATGAGTTTGCCCATCAGTTGGCTAGACATACGGGAGAGAACCTGTCTAAAGCACCCGCATACACGATCCTCAGCATCTTTTTGTATACATTGACGGGAGTTGACACATTCAACAACATTCTTTTGGATGGACTGGTGAGAATGCCAGCTTCGAGACAGATGGAAACAGAGGCAGACTACATAGGGCTAATGATTATGTCTAGAGCCTGCTTCAATCCGGAAGAATCGATAAGACTTTGGAAGCGTATGGCAGATTTTGAAAGTCGCAACTTTGGTGGAGCAGCCAATTTCGAATTCCTGAGCACGCATCCAGCGAGCGAGAGGAGGATACAGAACATGGCCCAGTGGCTTTCGCGAGCACATGAACTGTATGATGAGGCTGACTGTAGGAGCTTAAGACAGCATTGGCAGCAGTGGCGCTCGAATACACCAATCATCTTTTCTGGATTCTAG
- the RTS2 gene encoding Rts2p (ancestral locus Anc_5.685), producing the protein MGKAEFGTAKYLSNKMKARGLQKLKFYCQVCQKQCRDENGFKSHIRSPFHMKNISKVSNTDIARYTEQFEQDFLRLLRLSHGEKQIGVNKFYNEFIQDKHHIHMNATRFSSLTKFIQYLSKEGKVKVTGLDSLAEDEIDPSQLLISYIDKSQQNLLRKAELKELDENQESEQQMKSRLLQRQIELGQKEETAEDEIKSESATRSRLPQRAIHVNLKDTMKKAGGSSKKTKTMRGKVHKNVFM; encoded by the coding sequence ATGGGGAAGGCCGAGTTTGGCACAGCAAAGTACTTAAGCAACAAGATGAAGGCCAGGGGCCTTCAGAAGTTGAAATTTTACTGTCAGGTTTGCCAGAAACAGTGTCGAGATGAGAATGGCTTCAAATCCCATATAAGATCACCGTTCCATATGAAGAATATAAGCAAAGTCTCCAATACTGATATTGCCAGATACACAGAACAATTTGAGCAAGATTTCTTGCGACTGTTAAGACTCAGTCATGGCGAGAAGCAAATCGGAGTTAATAAGTTCTACAACGAGTTTATTCAGGACAAGCATCATATACACATGAATGCCACGAGATTTAGCTCCCTCACGAAGTTTATTCAATACCTGAGCAAGGAAGGCAAGGTAAAAGTGACCGGGTTGGATTCTTTGGCcgaagatgagatagaTCCTAGCCAACTGCTTATATCATACATCGACAAGTCGCAGCAGAACCTATTGAGAAAAGCcgaattgaaggaattaGATGAGAATCAGGAATCGGAGCAGCAAATGAAATCGAGGCTGTTGCAACGCCAGATCGAACTTGGAcagaaggaagaaactgcagaggatgagatcaaaagTGAATCGGCTACAAGAAGCAGGCTGCCGCAACGTGCCATACATGTAAATTTGAAGGATACGATGAAAAAAGCGGGAGGAAGCAGTAAAAAGACTAAAACTATGAGAGGCAAAGTCCATAAAAATGTTTTCATGTAA
- the PRP16 gene encoding DEAH-box RNA helicase PRP16 (ancestral locus Anc_5.683) — protein sequence MEKEDEELCKWIQLNSQSKVTGNFLTTLRKLAKSCEGDADAFIAGCKALGKFNQSEDFLPRLFVKIKGTTNNALSTARKPMKVSSSRFRSVLPLGTDDESDEEMVVKPIRGLPQLKEVSFKRIERKEANRLKSYAEPEQPQKAPKEIHSPTKNVVEVPKLQTYLDESSYHDRDPVLSGDHSESAEESDYLSSGSQVLVEEREWYNNDDDYGNPVPDEIGPGQELDFKGTNRRSDRYVHRTDDILDASIQLYPLPLAERKQLIPQFLRRYGVMHGISESVIVGSLLESSQQGIVSPFQNPESTFSINARRGSRLVALKRLQKDQKDKARETAQIAGTVLGDVLGVRDKQTLSSQEHESFKDKSASREEIDKIRKSLPAYTVKAKLVQTIQENQVTIVIGETGSGKTTQLPQYLFDGGFCSGGKLIACTQPRRVAAMSVAKRVASEMGVKLGEEVGYSIRFEDETSDKTLIKFMTDGILLREALLDPTLDRYGCIIIDEAHERSLNTEVMLGLLKRLLARRRDLKVVVTSATMNAAKFANFFGNAPQFDIPGRTFPVQLIYSKYPVEDYVEAAVMQAVRIHASTETNSGDILIFMTGQEDVEVTAEVIRERLTDIYAKSKGIARFEEIDDVKIFTVYSALPGDIQNEIFHSLSGNKRKIVVATNIAETSLTIDGVRHVIDCGYSKLKVYNPRIGLDSLVVSPISLANANQRSGRAGRTAPGTAYRLYTEETAFEDMYAQAIPEIQRTNLSNTVLLLKSLGVDEVTKFPFVDPPPIQTLLSSLNELFFIGALDKGGNLTTLGSEMAKFPLQPSLCKILLSSAQNGCSQEMVTIVSMLSVPQIFYRPKERQKESDAARSRFFVPESDHLTLLNVYSQWKSSRYSHRWCSKHFINFKSLQRAREIRRQLVKIMQKNHITLISTGTDWHTIRKCICSGYAHQAAKVAGLGKYTSLRTGMELQLHPTSALYGLGDLPPYVVYHELLMTTKEYICCVTSVDPFWLMEYGTLLYDIKKVNIADIVRHPIEYNICEEDAKDQEKDNEIDRKLQALRDAKDLMIRELNVDIAEPDGTPVNIQKKKRTNSVQVGFKRRRPFP from the coding sequence atggagaaagaggatGAGGAGCTGTGCAAATGGATTCAGCTAAACTCGCAGTCAAAAGTGACAGgaaacttcttgacaaCGTTACGGAAACTGGCGAAAAGTTGTGAGGGTGATGCAGATGCATTCATTGCAGGATGCAAAGCTTTGGGGAAATTCAACCAAAGTGAGGATTTCTTGCCTAGATTGTTTGTCAAGATTAAAGGAACAACTAATAACGCCTTGTCTACTGCGAGAAAACCAATGAAGGTCAGTTCAAGTCGATTTCGGTCCGTTCTGCCGTTGGGTACCGATGACGAAAGCGATGAGGAGATGGTCGTGAAGCCTATTCGTGGGCTCCCACAGCTGAAAGAGGTTTCATTCAAGAGAATCGAGAGAAAAGAAGCCAACAGACTTAAGAGCTATGCTGAGCCGGAGCAACCTCAAAAGGCACCAAAAGAGATACACAGTCCCACGAAAAATGTGGTAGAGGTTCCAAAACTGCAGACATACCTTGATGAGAGCAGTTATCATGACAGAGATCCCGTCCTCAGCGGAGACCACTCAGAAAGcgctgaagaaagtgatTACTTGTCTTCTGGCTCGCAAGTTTTGGTTGAAGAACGCGAATGGTACAACAATGATGACGACTACGGCAACCCGGTGCCTGACGAAATTGGGCCAGGTCAGGAGCTCGATTTCAAGGGTACGAATCGCCGCTCAGATAGATATGTTCATCGAACAGACGACATACTTGACGCCAGCATTCAGCTTTATCCCCTTCCATTGGCCGAGCGGAAACAACTTATTCCACAGTTCTTGCGACGCTATGGCGTGATGCATGGCATCAGCGAGTCTGTCATTGTGGGATCTTTGCTGGAAAGTAGCCAGCAAGGAATCGTGAGTCCATTCCAAAATCCTGAGAGTACTTTCTCGATTAACGCTAGGAGAGGCAGTCGCCTTGTTGCACTAAAAAGGCTACAGAAGGATCAAAAGGATAAAGCCAGAGAGACAGCGCAGATCGCAGGTACTGTTTTAGGTGACGTTTTGGGCGTTAGAGATAAACAGACTCTCTCTAGCCAAGAGCATGAAAGCTTCAAGGACAAGTCAGCAAGTAGAGAAGAGATTGATAAAATAAGGAAATCCTTACCAGCGTACACGGTGAAAGCAAAGTTGGTACAGACAATACAAGAAAACCAGGTTACTATCGTCATCGGTGAAACTGGCTCAGGAAAGACTACGCAACTCCCACAGTATTTGTTCGATGGCGGCTTTTGTTCTGGGGGTAAACTCATCGCTTGTACTCAGCCTCGTAGAGTGGCTGCTATGTCTGTTGCCAAAAGAGTGGCATCCGAGATGGGAGTGAAATTGGGGGAGGAAGTTGGATATTCCATAAGATTCGAGGACGAAACTTCCGATAAAACTCTAATCAAGTTCATGACGGACGGTATATTACTGAGAGAAGCCCTACTTGATCCAACGCTTGATCGGTACGGCTGTATCATAATTGATGAAGCCCATGAAAGATCGCTGAACACAGAGGTCATGCTTGGGCTACTGAAAAGACTTTTAGCCCGGAGGCGAGATTTGAAGGTGGTTGTGACTTCTGCTACTATGAATGCCGCTAAATTTGCCAACTTTTTCGGGAATGCTCCACAGTTTGATATTCCTGGTAGAACTTTTCCCGTTCAATTGATATATTCAAAATACCCTGTGGAAGATTACGTAGAAGCTGCGGTAATGCAAGCTGTGCGTATACACGCTTCAACAGAAACGAATAGCGGTGATATTCTAATCTTTATGACGGGTCAAGAGGACGTCGAAGTCACAGCAGAGGTCATCAGGGAGAGGCTAACTGACATATATGCTAAAAGCAAGGGCATCGCGAGATTTGAGGAGATAGACGACGTAAAGATCTTCACAGTGTACTCAGCATTACCTGGAGATATTCAAAATGAGATATTCCACAGCTTGTCCGGTAACAAAAGAAAGATAGTAGTAGCTACAAATATTGCGGAGACTTCATTGACAATCGATGGAGTCAGGCACGTAATCGACTGTGGCTACTCGAAGCTCAAAGTTTATAATCCTCGAATTGGGTTAGATAGCCTGGTTGTCTCACCGATATCCTTGGCGAATGCGAACCAGCGGTCCGGAAGAGCTGGCCGTACAGCCCCAGGCACCGCTTACAGGTTGTACACAGAGGAAACTGCTTTTGAGGACATGTATGCTCAGGCCATTCCAGAAATTCAAAGAACGAATTTATCAAACACAGTTTTGCTGCTGAAATCACTCGGTGTTGACGAAGTTACCAAGTTTCCCTTTGTTGATCCACCTCCCATTCAGACCCTTTTGAGCTCTCTGAATGAATTATTCTTCATCGGTGCTCTAGACAAAGGTGGCAACTTAACTACTCTCGGTAGTGAAATGGCAAAGTTTCCTCTACAGCCTTCATTGTGCAAGATTTTATTGTCATCCGCTCAAAATGGTTGCAGTCAAGAAATGGTGACTATTGTCTCTATGCTATCTGTCCCTCAAATATTTTATCGACCAAAAGAGAGGCAGAAAGAGTCGGATGCTGCTCGCAGCAGATTTTTTGTGCCGGAGTCTGACCATTTGACGCTCTTGAATGTATATTCGCAGTGGAAAAGCAGCCGCTATTCTCATAGATGGTGTAGCAAGCACTTCATAAACTTCAAGTCACTACAGAGGGCGAGAGAGATACGCAGACAATTGGTCAAAATCATGCAGAAGAACCACATAACTCTGATTTCCACTGGTACGGATTGGCACACCATAAGAAAATGCATTTGTTCTGGATATGCTCATCAAGCCGCCAAGGTTGCGGGATTGGGTAAGTATACTAGTTTGCGAACAGGTATGGAATTGCAATTACATCCCACCAGTGCGCTCTATGGTTTAGGAGATTTACCCCCATATGTGGTGTATCATGAACTTTTGATGACAACCAAAGAATATATCTGCTGCGTTACCTCGGTCGATCCCTTTTGGTTAATGGAATATGGGACGCTTTTATATGACATAAAGAAGGTCAATATCGCTGATATAGTACGACATCCTATTGAGTATAACAtttgtgaagaagatgcCAAGgatcaagagaaggatAATGAAATTGACCGCAAATTACAGGCTCTGCGGGATGCCAAAGATCTCATGATTCGCGAGTTGAACGTTGATATCGCAGAGCCTGACGGGACCCCTGTGAATATCCAGAAAAAGAAGCGTACTAATTCTGTACAAGTAGgtttcaagagaagacGACCCTTTCCATAA